In Natronomonas halophila, one DNA window encodes the following:
- a CDS encoding AIR synthase family protein, with product MPRTGKVSRAFFEDHIATRLGADRDDVALGPTHGVDFGVIDIDDSAIVTATDPISILPELGFERAGKFAVGIVLSDVAVSGVPPSHLTISFSLPPEITDEEFGRVWSAIDAECRDLGVSIVTGHTARYEGCSFPWVGAATAMGVGDPDDIVRPDGARPGDDLLVTKGPAVEVTGLFATLFGDEIDLPEETLATARKRLDETGTVRDALTAAAAGDVTAMHDATEGGLLGALHEVAESAGVRLTVDSDTVPMRPGVEVLSEALSMDPWRASTAGTLVIAVDPTDTDAVLSALEDRGTPVAHVGAVESGSGVLLDGESTEPPEGDSGWPVYERLLDL from the coding sequence ATGCCACGGACCGGGAAAGTCTCGCGGGCCTTCTTCGAGGACCACATCGCCACCCGCCTCGGCGCCGACCGCGACGACGTCGCGCTGGGGCCGACTCACGGCGTCGATTTCGGCGTCATCGACATCGACGACAGCGCCATCGTGACGGCGACCGACCCCATCTCGATTCTCCCCGAACTCGGCTTCGAGCGGGCCGGAAAGTTCGCGGTCGGTATCGTCCTCTCGGACGTCGCCGTCTCCGGGGTTCCGCCCTCACACCTCACCATCTCCTTTTCGCTGCCGCCCGAAATCACCGACGAGGAGTTCGGTCGGGTCTGGTCGGCCATCGACGCCGAATGCCGCGATCTGGGCGTCTCAATCGTCACCGGCCACACCGCCCGCTACGAGGGGTGTTCGTTCCCGTGGGTCGGCGCGGCGACGGCGATGGGCGTCGGCGACCCCGACGATATCGTCCGGCCGGACGGCGCCCGCCCCGGCGACGACTTGCTCGTGACGAAAGGCCCGGCCGTCGAGGTGACGGGCCTGTTCGCGACGCTGTTCGGCGACGAAATCGACCTGCCGGAAGAGACCCTCGCGACTGCCCGAAAACGGCTCGACGAGACGGGCACCGTTCGGGACGCCCTCACCGCCGCGGCGGCCGGCGACGTCACCGCGATGCACGACGCGACCGAGGGTGGCCTGCTCGGCGCGCTCCACGAGGTCGCCGAGAGCGCCGGCGTCCGCCTGACCGTCGACAGCGACACGGTGCCGATGCGGCCGGGCGTCGAGGTGCTGAGCGAGGCGCTGTCGATGGACCCGTGGCGGGCCTCGACGGCCGGGACGCTCGTCATCGCCGTCGACCCCACCGATACCGACGCCGTGCTGTCGGCGCTGGAGGACCGCGGGACGCCCGTCGCCCACGTCGGGGCGGTCGAATCGGGATCCGGCGTCCTACTTGACGGCGAGTCGACGGAACCGCCCGAAGGTGACTCCGGTTGGCCGGTCTACGAGCGACTGCTGGATTTGTGA